A single genomic interval of Argopecten irradians isolate NY chromosome 8, Ai_NY, whole genome shotgun sequence harbors:
- the LOC138328968 gene encoding uncharacterized protein translates to MAAPTRIIQHLILMDYLISDSDDETISRHKYMMSAMALHIQKANRPSVPKINTYMGVIDDMILPENVDDFKTHYRLSRDMFDCLLERVRDDLIKDFRGGRCPINPDKQLLVFLNYLGNQQSMRECAHIFGLSKSTVHSIVTSVTEAIVKLQSQVIRWPDADRQREIAREVEDSVGIPGVVGFIDGTHIRLASAPGGEREYYNRKKFPSIQLQAVVDNNLMITNAYCGWPGCTHDARVLRNSELFSKAENGTLFLQDHFSFS, encoded by the exons ATGGCGGCCCCCACAAGAATAATACAGCACTTAATACTAATGGATTACTTGATCAGTGATTCTGATGATGAGACGATTTCTCGACACAAATACATGATGTCTGCTATGGCTTTGCACATCCAGAAAGCAAACCGCCCATCTGTACCAAAAATCAATACTTATATGGGCGTCATAGATGATATGATACTGCCGGAAAATGTGGATGATTTCAAAACGCACTACAGATTAAGTAGGGATATGTTTGATTGCCTTCTGGAGCGTGTAAGAGACGATTTAATTAAAGACTTCCGTGGTGGTCGCTGCCCAATAAATCCTGATAAGCAGCTTCTTGTTTTCTTGAATTATCTCGGCAATCAACAGAGCATGCGAGAATGCGCCCACATATTTGGATTGTCAAAATCAACTGTTCACAGCATTGTTACATCGGTAACTGAAGCCATTGTCAAGTTACAGTCTCAG GTTATCAGATGGCCAGATGCTGATAGACAGAGAGAAATTGCAAGAGAAGTTGAAGATAGTGTGGGCATACCTGGTGTTGTGGGCTTCATCGACGGAACACATATTCGCTTAGCAAGTGCCCCTGGTGGCGAAAGAGAGtattacaacagaaaaaaattcCCTTCGATTCAACTACAG GCTGTTGTTGATAACAACTTAATGATTACAAATGCCTACTGCGGCTGGCCAGGATGTACCCATGATGCTCGAGTGTTAAGGAATTCTGAACTATTCTCAAAAGCAGAAAATGGTACATTATTTCTTCAAGATCATTTTTCTTTTAGCTGA